One Amycolatopsis sp. NBC_00355 genomic window carries:
- a CDS encoding phospholipase A2, whose product MPAPTEPPRVRRPWSTSGWLLLVLLVVFAFGLIASRPPSPPDQGPPTGDVLAAQNAIEALVHPGPHPDALALLPKDFTALSGVTPGSRPARDGTVRAVHVDGGCSTPWGDDNTKWDYAVPCKAHDLGYDLLRYADRKGHPLGPEVREALDSRLSYDMHHACDLNPMNSANTCRVVASFYSAGLVVNSWHQRWGPPVGDPIGPMVAGVLVIGCLLVFRLRGWHYARRTRPTPRPAPVPASVSRWALLGAGGVVLLLLGESVTALAHWAGTPEPALWPLTWLAQLTPVIFFAGGHANAAGWRAEQETGGGYRHYLAERANPLLRPALIFAVVALLTPLALELLGIPAGTTATVMRIALHPLWLLGVYLLTIVCAPPLLALHRRAPVAAAGGLLALVVGGELAANWAGSPLPRYAATFALALLAQQLAFAHADGVRPSRRLLGFAAFAGVAALAVVSVVRGAPPVLLGSPGAPAAFSAPPWGVLLLGVAQLSVLGLLAGPLSRLGSRPGVTTACRIVLRAPMSLYLAFLAAMLLLVAVVYLPGRIADGLTWLVRPRTLVAVGLLAVPGALVFWWFERHAHGADRPRAAELPGRRTAVLTRAAAALGIGYATLGVFGFALTRFGGVAADADILGLRLDPIQSLVHLLLGVFLLHTIRIGASAATGTWLATALACAPSLLFAVDGGTPGLLGVTLHAATAVFALLAAAGTLLPAPGRVTHTAP is encoded by the coding sequence ATGCCAGCCCCGACCGAGCCGCCTCGTGTCCGCCGACCCTGGTCGACGTCCGGCTGGCTGCTGCTGGTGCTGCTGGTGGTGTTCGCGTTCGGGCTGATCGCCTCGCGCCCGCCGTCGCCGCCCGACCAGGGGCCGCCCACCGGCGACGTCCTGGCCGCGCAGAACGCGATCGAGGCGCTGGTCCACCCCGGCCCGCACCCGGACGCGCTGGCGTTGCTGCCCAAGGACTTCACCGCGCTCAGCGGCGTCACGCCGGGCTCGAGGCCGGCCCGCGACGGCACCGTCCGCGCGGTGCACGTCGACGGCGGCTGCTCGACGCCGTGGGGCGACGACAACACCAAGTGGGACTACGCGGTGCCGTGCAAGGCGCACGACCTCGGGTACGACCTGCTGCGCTACGCCGACCGCAAGGGCCACCCGCTCGGCCCGGAGGTCCGCGAAGCGCTCGACAGCCGGCTGTCCTACGACATGCACCACGCCTGCGACCTCAACCCGATGAACTCGGCGAACACCTGCCGGGTCGTCGCGTCCTTCTACTCGGCCGGGCTGGTCGTCAACTCGTGGCACCAGCGCTGGGGCCCGCCGGTCGGCGACCCGATCGGCCCGATGGTCGCCGGCGTGCTCGTGATCGGCTGCCTGCTGGTGTTCCGGCTGCGCGGCTGGCACTACGCCCGCCGCACGAGGCCCACGCCGCGGCCCGCTCCCGTGCCCGCGTCGGTGAGCCGCTGGGCGCTGCTCGGCGCCGGCGGCGTCGTCCTGCTCCTGCTCGGCGAGTCCGTGACGGCGCTCGCGCACTGGGCCGGGACACCCGAACCGGCGTTGTGGCCGCTGACCTGGCTCGCCCAGCTCACGCCGGTGATCTTCTTCGCCGGCGGGCACGCCAACGCGGCCGGCTGGCGCGCCGAGCAGGAGACGGGCGGCGGCTACCGCCACTACCTGGCCGAACGCGCCAACCCGCTGCTGCGACCGGCGTTGATCTTCGCCGTCGTCGCGCTGCTGACGCCGCTCGCGCTCGAACTGCTCGGCATCCCCGCGGGCACCACGGCCACGGTGATGCGGATCGCGCTGCACCCGCTCTGGCTGCTCGGCGTCTACCTGCTGACGATCGTCTGCGCGCCGCCGCTGCTGGCGCTGCACCGCCGGGCCCCGGTGGCCGCGGCGGGCGGCCTGCTCGCGCTGGTCGTCGGCGGCGAACTGGCCGCGAACTGGGCCGGCTCGCCCCTGCCCCGCTACGCCGCGACGTTCGCCCTCGCGCTCCTCGCCCAGCAACTCGCCTTCGCGCACGCCGACGGCGTACGGCCGTCACGACGTCTTCTCGGCTTCGCGGCCTTCGCCGGTGTCGCGGCGCTCGCCGTGGTGAGTGTCGTCCGCGGCGCGCCGCCGGTCCTGCTCGGCAGCCCGGGCGCGCCGGCCGCGTTCTCCGCGCCGCCGTGGGGCGTGCTGCTGCTCGGCGTGGCCCAGCTGAGCGTGCTCGGGCTGCTGGCCGGCCCGCTGTCGCGGCTCGGCTCCCGGCCCGGCGTCACCACGGCGTGCCGGATCGTGCTGCGCGCGCCGATGAGCCTGTACCTGGCGTTCCTCGCCGCGATGCTGCTGCTGGTGGCCGTCGTCTACCTGCCGGGGCGGATCGCCGACGGCCTGACCTGGCTGGTCCGGCCGCGCACGCTGGTCGCGGTCGGGTTGCTCGCGGTGCCCGGGGCGCTGGTGTTCTGGTGGTTCGAGCGTCACGCGCACGGCGCCGACCGCCCGCGCGCGGCGGAGCTCCCCGGCCGCCGCACGGCCGTGCTGACCAGGGCCGCGGCGGCGCTCGGCATCGGCTACGCGACGCTCGGGGTGTTCGGCTTCGCCCTGACGCGCTTCGGCGGCGTCGCGGCGGACGCGGACATCCTCGGCCTGCGGCTCGACCCGATCCAGAGCCTGGTGCACCTGCTGCTCGGGGTCTTCCTGCTGCACACGATCCGCATCGGCGCGAGCGCGGCGACGGGCACCTGGCTGGCCACGGCCCTGGCGTGCGCGCCCTCGCTGCTGTTCGCCGTCGACGGCGGCACCCCGGGCCTGCTGGGCGTGACCCTCCACGCGGCGACGGCGGTGTTCGCCCTGCTGGCCGCGGCGGGAACGCTGCTCCCGGCCCCCGGCCGCGTCACCCACACGGCCCCCTGA
- a CDS encoding LCP family protein, with product MDHPPRNGQGDRRPARPWQDEPARPGARRGTPPPRRPAPRREPVDARRTPPAQRARRNSFRGAKIALTVVSLLVMGLTGYAWAAMQGLVNGLNYANVISDDAGGDKPADGARDILLVGLDSRTDAQGNPLSREVLDQLRAGDSDGELNTDSLIFVHIPNDGSKAVAISLPRDTYVDIPGGYGKHKINSAYARAMLAARKDLQKQGVTDPKQLDVQANQAGAKELIQTVEKLTGSTIDNYAAVNLLGFSDITTAIGGVDVCLNNNVKDQYSGANFTKGQHTISGVEALEFVRQRHGLPNGDLDRVVRQQVFMAGMARKVLSAGTLTNPGKLSDLIDAIKKSVVLNQNWDIFGFAQQMKGLTGGQLEFRTIPVKNIEYRTPEDGVAIQVDPTEVKDFVQGLAGPQPGATTPAPQPDSANKATTVDVRNASGKTGLAATVAKALETKGFTSGDTANSTSRKTTVIWVPKGGTAAGQAVADALGGSPTVQEDKSVKAGHVMVFLGADYKAPSTDSNAGAGTGGATSQAPAPPPADAEKPITAEGVPCVN from the coding sequence GTGGATCACCCGCCTCGGAACGGGCAAGGCGACCGCCGCCCCGCCCGGCCCTGGCAGGACGAGCCGGCCCGGCCCGGCGCGCGCCGCGGCACTCCGCCGCCTCGCCGTCCCGCACCTCGCCGTGAACCGGTGGACGCGCGTCGCACGCCTCCGGCGCAGCGGGCGCGCCGCAATTCCTTCCGGGGCGCGAAGATCGCGCTGACCGTCGTCTCGCTGCTGGTGATGGGCTTGACCGGCTACGCCTGGGCCGCCATGCAGGGCCTGGTCAACGGCCTGAACTACGCGAACGTGATCAGCGACGACGCCGGTGGCGACAAGCCCGCCGACGGCGCCCGCGACATCCTGCTGGTCGGCCTGGACAGCCGCACCGACGCCCAGGGCAACCCGCTCTCGCGCGAGGTGCTCGACCAGCTGCGCGCCGGCGACTCCGACGGCGAGCTGAACACCGACTCGCTGATCTTCGTGCACATCCCGAACGACGGCAGCAAGGCCGTGGCGATCTCCCTGCCGCGCGACACCTACGTCGACATCCCGGGCGGCTACGGCAAGCACAAGATCAACTCGGCGTACGCCCGCGCGATGCTGGCGGCCCGCAAGGACCTGCAGAAGCAGGGCGTCACCGACCCCAAGCAGCTCGACGTCCAGGCGAACCAGGCCGGGGCGAAGGAGCTGATCCAGACCGTCGAGAAGCTCACCGGGTCGACCATCGACAACTACGCCGCGGTCAACCTGCTCGGCTTCAGCGACATCACCACGGCCATCGGCGGCGTCGACGTCTGCCTGAACAACAACGTCAAGGACCAGTACTCCGGCGCGAACTTCACCAAGGGCCAGCACACGATCTCCGGCGTCGAGGCGCTCGAGTTCGTCCGCCAGCGCCACGGCCTGCCGAACGGCGACCTCGACCGGGTCGTCCGGCAGCAGGTGTTCATGGCCGGCATGGCCCGCAAAGTGCTCTCGGCCGGCACGCTGACCAACCCGGGCAAGCTCAGCGACCTGATCGACGCGATCAAGAAGTCGGTCGTGCTCAACCAGAACTGGGACATCTTCGGGTTCGCCCAGCAGATGAAGGGCCTCACCGGCGGCCAGCTCGAGTTCCGCACCATCCCGGTGAAGAACATCGAGTACCGGACCCCGGAGGACGGCGTCGCGATCCAGGTCGACCCGACCGAGGTGAAGGACTTCGTCCAGGGCCTCGCCGGGCCGCAGCCGGGCGCGACGACGCCCGCGCCGCAGCCCGACAGCGCGAACAAGGCGACCACGGTCGACGTCCGCAACGCCTCCGGCAAGACCGGCCTGGCCGCGACCGTCGCCAAAGCCCTCGAAACCAAGGGCTTCACCTCGGGGGACACGGCGAACTCGACCTCGCGCAAGACCACGGTGATCTGGGTGCCGAAGGGCGGTACGGCCGCCGGCCAGGCCGTCGCGGACGCGCTGGGCGGCTCGCCGACGGTCCAGGAGGACAAGAGCGTCAAGGCCGGGCACGTGATGGTGTTCCTCGGCGCCGACTACAAGGCCCCGAGCACCGACTCGAACGCCGGGGCCGGCACCGGGGGCGCGACGTCCCAGGCGCCCGCGCCGCCGCCGGCCGACGCGGAGAAGCCGATCACCGCCGAGGGCGTTCCCTGCGTCAACTGA
- a CDS encoding GGDEF domain-containing protein: protein MHPGPDDAATGGRGAPRPASSRQEADQVATTTRGPSGTVRNDHPYSPRNWALWRRRPRVVAFFLASEAIAVAVIAVLLTRSPGLIPRDWINFGILAAGATIHIQLTQRQEERRRNRKKTVLIDLTAVWTFSAALILPAPLILLVIAVIRTQHWFIARRPAHNFIFSSITHGLAGVLAHLTYTSLGPHLLGLGWGDFLYEFGAIVLTGAIYEAIQIVYVGGALALGMSSEPTVRNVLGSPADNMLEAITIGLGAVTAILLAVVPPMVAVMAVVTVVFNRLAELDQLQNDVRTDPKTGILNMRGWSETAERALERTARSGDQLALLMVDLDHFKWINDTYGHPAGDDVLRTVAQTLDEVTRPSDSVGRFGGEEFLILLPDIDEEATHDAAERIRIAIAKLHIVTTDKRGDPATIADRTTSIGVARYPRHGETLDRLLQAADAAVYRAKESGRDQVSFAPDTPDDLPAS from the coding sequence TTGCATCCCGGACCAGACGACGCCGCGACCGGCGGCCGCGGCGCCCCGCGACCGGCGTCGTCGCGCCAAGAAGCGGACCAGGTGGCGACCACTACCCGTGGTCCATCCGGGACAGTCCGGAACGACCACCCGTACTCGCCGCGCAACTGGGCGCTCTGGCGCCGCCGGCCGCGGGTCGTCGCCTTCTTCCTCGCCAGCGAGGCGATCGCCGTCGCCGTCATCGCCGTTCTGCTCACCCGTTCCCCGGGCCTGATACCGCGCGACTGGATCAATTTCGGAATTCTCGCGGCCGGCGCCACCATTCACATCCAATTGACCCAGCGCCAGGAGGAAAGGCGCCGGAACCGCAAAAAGACGGTGCTGATCGACCTCACCGCGGTGTGGACCTTTTCCGCCGCGCTGATCCTGCCCGCGCCGCTCATTCTGCTGGTCATCGCCGTCATTCGGACCCAGCACTGGTTCATCGCCCGGCGCCCGGCGCACAACTTCATTTTCTCGTCGATCACGCACGGCCTCGCCGGCGTCCTCGCGCACCTCACCTACACCTCGCTCGGCCCCCACCTGCTGGGCCTCGGCTGGGGCGACTTCCTGTACGAGTTCGGCGCGATCGTCCTCACCGGCGCGATCTACGAGGCGATCCAGATCGTCTACGTCGGCGGGGCCCTCGCGCTCGGCATGTCGTCCGAGCCCACGGTTCGCAACGTCCTGGGCAGCCCGGCCGACAACATGCTCGAAGCGATCACCATCGGCCTCGGCGCGGTGACGGCGATCCTACTCGCGGTGGTGCCGCCGATGGTCGCGGTGATGGCCGTGGTGACGGTCGTCTTCAATCGCCTCGCCGAACTCGATCAGCTCCAGAACGACGTCCGGACGGATCCGAAAACCGGCATTCTCAACATGCGCGGCTGGTCGGAGACGGCGGAGCGCGCACTCGAACGGACCGCTCGTTCGGGTGATCAGCTGGCGCTCCTGATGGTCGATCTCGACCACTTCAAGTGGATTAACGACACCTATGGACATCCAGCGGGTGACGACGTGCTCCGCACTGTTGCGCAAACCCTCGACGAAGTGACCAGACCGAGTGACTCGGTCGGCCGTTTCGGCGGCGAGGAATTCCTCATTCTGCTCCCGGACATCGACGAAGAGGCCACCCACGACGCCGCCGAGCGCATCCGCATCGCGATCGCCAAGCTGCACATCGTGACCACGGACAAGCGCGGCGACCCGGCGACGATCGCGGACCGCACGACGTCGATCGGCGTGGCCCGCTACCCGCGGCACGGCGAGACGCTGGACCGGCTCCTCCAAGCCGCCGACGCGGCGGTCTACCGGGCGAAGGAAAGCGGCCGCGACCAGGTGAGCTTCGCCCCGGACACCCCGGACGACCTGCCCGCGTCCTGA
- a CDS encoding helix-turn-helix domain-containing protein — protein sequence MLIDAEDYQRILGDELRKLRRSRGWTRKELNQHLQSEISLQTLATYELGTRQCSVVRLVELCVAMDELPQDLLAKVHRRVFVDEPGRVRVDLRKVVADAPPELLPLRRWAEDRLRTAGEHGPGEVALDLPALERMAELCELPTVDLIASLRRYVSR from the coding sequence GTGCTGATCGACGCCGAGGACTACCAGCGGATTCTCGGAGACGAGCTCCGCAAGCTCAGGCGCAGCCGAGGCTGGACGCGCAAGGAGCTCAACCAGCACCTGCAGAGCGAGATTTCGCTGCAGACGCTGGCCACCTACGAACTGGGCACCAGACAGTGTTCCGTGGTGCGGCTGGTCGAGCTGTGCGTCGCGATGGACGAGCTGCCCCAGGACCTGCTGGCCAAGGTGCACCGGCGGGTGTTCGTCGACGAGCCCGGCCGGGTCCGCGTCGACCTGCGCAAGGTCGTCGCCGACGCGCCGCCCGAGCTGCTCCCCCTGCGCCGCTGGGCCGAGGACCGCCTCCGCACGGCCGGCGAGCACGGCCCCGGCGAGGTGGCCCTCGACCTGCCCGCCCTGGAGCGCATGGCGGAGCTGTGCGAACTGCCCACTGTGGACCTGATCGCGAGCCTCCGCCGCTACGTCTCCCGCTGA
- a CDS encoding flavin-containing monooxygenase, translated as MGNRTETGVVIVGTGFSGLGMAIQLRKEGRDDFVILEKAHDVGGTWRDNSYPGCACDIPSHMYSFSFEQNPGWSRAYSPQPEIWRYMREVADKHDLRRFVRFGQEMTGARWDGEENRWHVATRGGDEFVGQALVAGVGALHLPQIPELPGIENFAGPAFHSARWRHDVDLAGKRVAVIGTGASAVQFVPKIAPEVGKLTLFQRTPPWIMPKADHEMSGRARALFRALPFAQRAYRNFLYWTLEARAIGFNGQTWVMKLGQRLAQRNIDRAIQDPALRRKVTPDYTMGCKRVLISNDYYPALARDNVDVVTDGVQEVREHSVVDAAGVEHEVDAIVYGTGFHVSDAFDDLEIVGREGRNLGKEWATEGMRTHLGITVAGFPNLFFLLGPNTGLGHNSVVFMIEAQISYVAQALRLAGGRAIEPKAEVQERFNTRIQRKLAKGIWTRGGCQSWYLDAKGVNRTIWPGFTWRYWLDTRKVRREDYRVG; from the coding sequence ATGGGCAACCGCACGGAGACCGGGGTCGTCATCGTCGGGACCGGGTTCTCCGGTCTCGGCATGGCGATCCAGCTGCGCAAGGAGGGGCGCGACGACTTCGTCATCCTCGAGAAGGCACACGACGTCGGCGGCACCTGGCGCGACAACAGCTACCCGGGCTGCGCCTGCGACATCCCGTCGCACATGTACTCGTTCTCCTTCGAGCAGAACCCGGGCTGGTCACGCGCGTATTCGCCGCAGCCGGAGATCTGGCGCTACATGCGCGAGGTCGCCGACAAGCACGACCTGCGCCGCTTCGTCCGCTTCGGCCAGGAGATGACCGGCGCCCGCTGGGACGGCGAGGAGAACCGCTGGCACGTCGCCACGAGGGGCGGCGACGAGTTCGTGGGCCAGGCGCTGGTCGCCGGCGTCGGGGCGCTGCACCTGCCGCAGATCCCGGAGCTGCCGGGCATCGAGAACTTCGCGGGCCCGGCGTTCCACTCCGCGCGGTGGCGTCACGACGTCGACCTGGCCGGCAAGCGGGTCGCCGTGATCGGCACCGGCGCCAGCGCCGTCCAGTTCGTGCCGAAGATCGCGCCGGAGGTCGGGAAGCTGACACTCTTCCAGCGCACGCCGCCGTGGATCATGCCGAAGGCCGACCATGAGATGTCCGGCCGCGCGCGAGCGCTGTTCCGCGCGCTCCCGTTCGCCCAGCGCGCCTACCGCAACTTCCTGTACTGGACGCTCGAGGCGCGCGCGATCGGCTTCAACGGCCAGACCTGGGTGATGAAGCTCGGCCAGCGCCTGGCCCAGCGCAACATCGACCGCGCGATCCAGGACCCGGCGTTGCGGCGCAAGGTCACCCCGGACTACACCATGGGCTGCAAGCGCGTGCTCATCTCCAACGACTACTACCCGGCGCTCGCGCGGGACAACGTCGACGTCGTGACCGACGGCGTCCAGGAGGTCCGCGAGCACAGCGTCGTCGACGCGGCCGGGGTCGAGCACGAGGTCGACGCGATCGTCTACGGCACCGGGTTCCACGTCTCCGACGCCTTCGACGACCTGGAGATCGTCGGGCGCGAGGGCCGCAACCTCGGCAAGGAGTGGGCGACCGAGGGGATGCGGACGCACCTCGGGATCACCGTCGCCGGCTTCCCGAACCTGTTCTTCCTGCTCGGCCCGAACACCGGCCTCGGCCACAACTCGGTGGTGTTCATGATCGAGGCCCAGATCTCCTACGTCGCCCAGGCGCTGCGGCTGGCCGGCGGCCGGGCGATCGAGCCCAAGGCCGAGGTGCAGGAGCGGTTCAACACGCGGATCCAGCGCAAGCTCGCGAAGGGCATCTGGACCCGTGGTGGTTGCCAGAGCTGGTACCTCGACGCGAAGGGCGTCAACCGGACGATCTGGCCCGGCTTCACCTGGCGCTACTGGCTCGACACGCGGAAGGTGCGGCGCGAGGACTACCGCGTCGGCTGA